The following coding sequences lie in one Pseudomonadota bacterium genomic window:
- the tssB gene encoding type VI secretion system contractile sheath small subunit gives MAGKEGSVAPKERINIVYRPETGGHQEDVELPFRFMVMGDFNGREDDTPIEERPAISIDKDNFDDVLAAQDVQVNASVPEVLTGEAAAGRELSVALSIKGMKDFSPDALCQQVPELRKLVDLRDALSVLKGPLSNIPGFRKRLEAVLDDPAQRSQLLAELGLGSGSDE, from the coding sequence ATGGCCGGCAAAGAGGGATCAGTCGCTCCCAAAGAGCGGATCAACATCGTCTACCGCCCTGAAACAGGGGGCCACCAGGAAGACGTCGAGCTGCCCTTCCGCTTCATGGTGATGGGCGACTTCAACGGACGCGAAGACGACACCCCGATCGAGGAGCGCCCTGCCATCAGCATCGACAAGGACAACTTCGACGACGTGCTGGCCGCGCAGGATGTGCAGGTCAACGCCTCCGTCCCCGAGGTCCTGACGGGCGAGGCCGCCGCCGGGCGTGAGCTCTCGGTCGCGCTCTCGATCAAGGGCATGAAGGACTTCTCCCCGGACGCCCTCTGTCAACAGGTGCCGGAGCTGCGCAAGTTAGTCGACCTCCGAGATGCTCTCTCCGTGCTCAAGGGACCCTTGAGCAATATCCCTGGCTTCCGCAAGCGACTCGAGGCCGTGCTGGACGATCCAGCGCAGCGTTCGCAGTTGCTGGCGGAGCTCGGTCTGGGCTCGGGCTCAGACGAATAA
- a CDS encoding type VI secretion system ImpA family N-terminal domain-containing protein, whose translation MTQAILERAARWCQPIRPDAFAGDAGRDDARFEQLNLEVAKLGSLHGEVCDWAAVLHCADALLRERTKDMSVLGALCVALLQREGLGGLMAGVCAYRQLAEEHLAELFPPPGRKRGRAGAFSWLTQRLTAALDPLPEAVAADHDALRQCAEDFERLDALVNGELGEMRAATGAIKGALAALVEQSAPAPAPPAPAPAPAPEAEPAPPPPPEAAPEPRLASEPALQAQPLSVPQPALPGRLLPERIEDADQAAALLELLHDGLALLGEYQLRQAPRRALGYQLALAASMLGVVPEGDRAAPSLSPRRLRELEQAAHEAAPAVVDELLLAVLADGGGLNPRAICLLAQALSALGTDHEAAAAEVAGHAAAAVLALGSLADLKPDEAAWLGARIAPILGLELATAPAASPAAEAAPPLTAAPPPGEGEAWLVAQVAAAREAAAGQGLAAGCHLLQESLDACGLKPDRFRVRLALAELCLAHQAADLGQPLLRGLLDELKQPALEWQPELLVAAATALLACNEQLVGRLGAEHADALRRESVELLALVARVDAEAACRLRPG comes from the coding sequence ATGACCCAGGCCATCCTCGAGCGCGCGGCACGCTGGTGCCAACCGATTCGCCCCGACGCCTTCGCCGGTGACGCCGGGCGCGACGACGCCCGCTTCGAGCAGCTCAACCTCGAGGTGGCCAAGCTCGGCTCGTTGCACGGCGAGGTCTGTGACTGGGCCGCGGTGCTGCACTGCGCCGACGCCCTGCTGCGCGAGCGCACCAAGGATATGTCCGTGCTCGGGGCCCTCTGCGTGGCGCTCCTGCAGCGCGAGGGCCTTGGGGGCCTGATGGCCGGCGTCTGCGCCTATCGCCAGCTAGCGGAGGAGCATCTGGCCGAGCTCTTCCCACCTCCGGGCCGCAAGCGCGGCCGCGCGGGCGCCTTCTCGTGGCTGACCCAGCGGCTGACCGCCGCGCTCGATCCGCTACCCGAGGCCGTCGCCGCCGACCACGACGCCCTGCGCCAATGCGCCGAGGACTTCGAGCGGCTGGACGCGCTGGTCAACGGCGAGCTGGGCGAGATGCGCGCCGCCACCGGCGCGATCAAGGGCGCGCTGGCCGCGCTGGTCGAGCAGAGCGCCCCCGCCCCGGCCCCGCCCGCACCCGCGCCCGCACCCGCGCCGGAGGCCGAGCCCGCGCCCCCGCCCCCGCCGGAGGCGGCGCCCGAGCCGCGGCTGGCTTCCGAGCCCGCACTCCAGGCTCAGCCCTTAAGCGTGCCCCAGCCCGCGCTTCCCGGTCGCCTGCTGCCCGAGCGGATCGAGGACGCCGACCAGGCGGCGGCGCTGCTCGAGCTGCTGCACGACGGTCTCGCGCTGCTCGGGGAATACCAGCTGCGGCAGGCGCCACGGCGTGCCCTGGGCTACCAGCTCGCGCTCGCGGCGTCGATGCTCGGCGTCGTCCCGGAGGGCGACCGCGCCGCGCCCAGCTTGAGCCCGCGCCGCCTCAGGGAGCTGGAGCAGGCCGCCCACGAGGCAGCGCCCGCGGTTGTCGACGAGCTGCTGCTGGCGGTGCTCGCCGACGGTGGCGGGCTCAACCCGCGCGCGATCTGTCTGCTGGCGCAGGCCTTGAGCGCCCTGGGAACCGACCACGAGGCTGCCGCCGCCGAGGTCGCGGGCCACGCCGCGGCTGCCGTGCTCGCGCTCGGCTCCCTGGCCGACCTGAAGCCTGACGAGGCCGCCTGGCTCGGAGCCCGCATCGCGCCGATCCTCGGCCTCGAGCTTGCCACCGCGCCTGCGGCGAGCCCCGCCGCTGAGGCAGCGCCGCCCCTGACAGCAGCGCCACCCCCTGGCGAGGGCGAGGCCTGGCTCGTCGCGCAGGTCGCCGCCGCCCGCGAGGCCGCCGCCGGCCAGGGCCTCGCCGCCGGCTGCCACCTGCTGCAGGAGAGCCTCGATGCCTGCGGGCTCAAGCCCGACCGCTTCCGTGTGCGCCTCGCGCTGGCCGAGCTCTGCCTGGCCCATCAGGCCGCCGACCTCGGCCAGCCGCTGCTGCGCGGGCTCCTCGACGAGCTCAAGCAGCCCGCCCTCGAATGGCAGCCCGAGTTGCTGGTCGCGGCCGCGACCGCCCTGCTCGCCTGCAACGAGCAGCTCGTCGGGCGCCTCGGCGCCGAGCACGCCGACGCGCTGCGCCGTGAGTCGGTGGAGCTCCTCGCCCTCGTCGCGCGCGTCGATGCCGAGGCGGCCTGCCGGCTGCGCCCGGGCTAG
- the tagF gene encoding type VI secretion system-associated protein TagF, which produces MERADQMGAVSVGLFGKHPTAGDFLRHEAGSELVRGFDRWLSAALVAGDRLFEQWAAVYAGAPPVFFLYHGEGAARPARCLLGLFVPSADRAGRSFPLVIFAELELAALAAAHPTLPYHRFLHDALRLLARREQLAHDTLAEAVRGLQAPRPADLEAAQARHDHYLDRTDGALAMAAIFGAGALPRQRAALSLLEGVARAASASQARVRYGTRCPLGAAPINDAALWLAILQRVYSSPVVPLALWTDSTLMIHFDQLSPKSLAALWCPRWQDDAICDLATVAPADEGGPPGRQVLAGQPLRVLLERP; this is translated from the coding sequence ATGGAACGAGCTGATCAAATGGGTGCCGTGAGCGTGGGGCTTTTTGGCAAGCATCCGACGGCCGGCGACTTCCTGCGCCACGAGGCCGGCAGCGAGCTGGTGCGCGGCTTCGACCGCTGGCTCTCGGCGGCGCTGGTGGCCGGCGATCGGCTCTTCGAGCAGTGGGCCGCAGTTTACGCCGGTGCGCCGCCCGTCTTCTTCCTCTACCACGGCGAGGGCGCTGCGCGGCCCGCGCGCTGCTTGCTCGGGCTCTTCGTGCCCAGCGCCGACCGCGCCGGCCGTTCCTTTCCGCTCGTGATCTTTGCCGAGCTCGAGCTCGCTGCGCTCGCGGCGGCGCATCCGACCCTGCCCTATCATCGCTTCCTGCACGACGCCTTGCGCCTGCTCGCGCGCCGTGAGCAGCTCGCGCACGACACATTGGCCGAGGCCGTGCGCGGCCTTCAAGCGCCCAGGCCTGCGGACCTCGAGGCGGCGCAGGCGCGCCACGATCACTACCTCGATCGCACCGACGGCGCGCTAGCGATGGCCGCGATCTTCGGCGCGGGGGCGCTGCCTCGGCAGCGCGCGGCGCTGAGCTTGCTCGAGGGCGTGGCTCGGGCGGCGAGCGCCAGCCAGGCGCGCGTGCGTTACGGCACGCGCTGTCCGCTCGGGGCCGCGCCGATCAACGACGCGGCGCTGTGGTTAGCGATTCTGCAGCGGGTCTATAGCAGTCCCGTCGTCCCCCTCGCGCTCTGGACCGATAGCACCCTGATGATCCACTTCGATCAGCTCAGTCCCAAGTCGCTGGCCGCGCTCTGGTGCCCGCGTTGGCAGGACGATGCCATCTGCGACCTGGCCACCGTCGCTCCGGCCGACGAGGGCGGGCCACCCGGTCGCCAGGTCCTCGCCGGGCAGCCCCTGCGCGTGCTGCTCGAGCGCCCATGA
- the tssM gene encoding type VI secretion system membrane subunit TssM encodes MIWRVLLFELLLVVVVAAVWLLAPLIGITSVLWRLVIIFALLLPPLAYLVWRLFERRRAARGLESAIAEQGRAHQQSARPDRQSEIGALNQAFDDAVAALKKSRLGGGGSGTALYALPWYMIIGPPAAGKSTALLRSGLNFPFTPGERKAVRGVGGTRNCDWWFSDQAILLDTAGRYTSEDEDLDEWLGFLRLLRRYRRRRPLNGLIVAVSVADVITAKPDQLEELATQVRSRIDQVLQELQLALPIYVLFTKCDLLSGFVEYFADLTKSSRAQVLGCTLAPSALDDVEGSFRAEFDLLAERLRRRGLARLPHARSQQRAAVFQFPLQLSAARDQLVSFVGQLLVRNPYHETPRLRGVYFCSGTQEGRPIDRVITALTRALGLRELSGGALQAESTKKSYFLHDVFTRVIFPDKDLAGMTAAGLIRRGRVRLAALGLALLAAVAILGGTITSFINNRLLISSTVDLSQRSRIITPDDPRQVTDSLQALDRLGERVDLLRHHASDGPPWLWRLGYYQGERLFPPAQAVLVKRLRRAFVEPAGTELEATLVDVASAADAASKETPRDFDLLKAYLMVTDRKRLDLDFAVPVLLEQWRKRLHPDVASEGELLERNARRYLTSLAAGRAGWLDRDESVIRNTRQALRSRDAEYRRMVGQAAQRLQPLKLRELLRGRIQTVISAQYDVPGIYTRQGWSRFIRARLAQRAVVGGGVEPWVLGEEEGKDLTARLRQRYFEQYVAAWQRFLRGVSVQQPSTAADALRLLERLTDPPALYDDLFAAVVHNTELPLVDAPTASLRGASRLVRGRAGRALSSAQRLGLDKVAGRALAEADTPVSEAFRPLHELVVPGDGADGRAQVSGLRQYLEQLEAVREALAAELKQQSGGGAAQVPKVLEDAQRVTKGVLALLPGGLRRLVQDLFFAPLQMTDSTARAEQAGRSGRSFSNELCAGFSERLAGRYPFARSGRDALMQDVIEFFAPRGTVWSYYDAQLRERLPRRGDHFEPDADGTVPAPVVAFINRAWQVSRALFPFGSETPLLRFEVRPRPAILAAGAGYQISEIVLEVEGRAMTYRNGPPELWTLEWRGQGGRSRIVVRGGAGLREEISYDGDWSLPHLMGRAKVRREGGWYQAEWSFQQGKIRIPMDVRPSRSAHPLFGLLTLDCR; translated from the coding sequence ATGATCTGGCGCGTGCTGCTCTTCGAGCTGCTGCTGGTCGTGGTCGTCGCGGCGGTCTGGCTGCTGGCGCCGCTGATCGGCATCACCAGCGTGCTCTGGCGCCTCGTCATCATCTTTGCGCTGCTCCTGCCGCCCTTGGCCTATCTGGTGTGGCGCCTCTTCGAGCGCCGCCGCGCGGCCCGCGGGCTGGAGAGCGCGATCGCCGAGCAGGGACGCGCGCATCAGCAGAGCGCCCGCCCCGACCGCCAGTCCGAGATCGGCGCCCTGAATCAGGCCTTCGACGACGCGGTCGCCGCGCTGAAGAAATCACGCCTCGGCGGCGGCGGCAGCGGGACGGCGCTCTACGCGCTGCCCTGGTACATGATCATCGGGCCGCCGGCGGCCGGCAAGAGCACCGCGCTGCTGCGCTCCGGCCTGAACTTCCCCTTCACGCCGGGTGAGCGCAAGGCCGTGCGCGGCGTCGGCGGCACGCGCAACTGTGATTGGTGGTTCTCCGACCAGGCGATCCTGCTCGACACCGCTGGGCGCTACACCTCCGAGGACGAGGACCTCGACGAGTGGCTCGGCTTCCTGCGGCTCTTGCGGCGCTACCGGCGTCGCCGCCCGCTCAATGGGCTGATCGTCGCCGTCAGTGTGGCCGACGTGATCACGGCCAAGCCCGATCAGCTCGAGGAGCTGGCGACCCAGGTCCGCAGTCGCATCGACCAGGTCCTGCAGGAGCTGCAGCTCGCGCTGCCGATCTACGTGCTCTTCACCAAGTGCGACCTGCTCTCCGGCTTCGTCGAGTACTTCGCCGATCTGACCAAGTCCTCGCGCGCGCAGGTGCTCGGCTGCACGCTGGCGCCGAGCGCGCTCGACGACGTCGAGGGCTCCTTCCGCGCGGAGTTCGACCTGCTGGCGGAGCGCTTGCGGCGCCGCGGTCTGGCGCGGCTGCCCCACGCACGCTCGCAGCAACGCGCCGCCGTCTTCCAGTTTCCGCTGCAGCTCAGCGCCGCTCGCGACCAGCTCGTCAGCTTCGTCGGCCAGCTCTTGGTCCGCAACCCCTATCACGAGACGCCACGGCTGCGCGGCGTCTACTTCTGCAGCGGCACGCAGGAGGGGCGCCCGATCGATCGCGTGATCACCGCGCTGACGCGCGCCCTCGGCCTGCGCGAGCTGAGCGGCGGCGCGCTGCAGGCCGAGAGCACGAAGAAGAGCTACTTCCTCCACGATGTCTTCACGCGGGTGATCTTCCCCGACAAGGACCTGGCGGGGATGACCGCCGCCGGGCTGATCCGGCGCGGCCGCGTGCGGCTGGCAGCGCTCGGCCTCGCGCTCTTGGCCGCCGTCGCGATCCTCGGCGGTACCATCACCTCCTTCATCAACAACCGGCTGCTGATCTCCAGCACGGTCGACCTCTCTCAACGCTCGCGCATCATCACGCCCGACGATCCGCGCCAGGTCACCGACAGTCTGCAGGCGCTCGATCGCCTCGGCGAGCGCGTCGACCTCCTGCGCCACCACGCCAGCGATGGCCCGCCGTGGCTCTGGCGGCTGGGCTACTACCAGGGCGAGCGCTTATTCCCGCCGGCGCAGGCCGTGCTCGTCAAGCGCCTGCGGCGCGCCTTCGTCGAGCCCGCAGGCACCGAGCTCGAGGCCACGCTCGTCGATGTCGCCAGCGCCGCCGATGCCGCGAGCAAGGAGACGCCTCGGGACTTCGACCTGCTGAAGGCGTATCTGATGGTCACCGACCGCAAGCGCCTCGACCTCGACTTCGCCGTGCCCGTGCTGCTCGAGCAGTGGCGCAAGCGCCTGCACCCCGACGTGGCCAGCGAGGGTGAGCTGCTCGAGCGCAACGCCCGCCGCTACCTGACCTCGCTGGCGGCCGGGCGCGCGGGCTGGCTCGACCGCGACGAGTCGGTGATTCGCAACACGCGCCAGGCGCTCCGCTCGCGCGACGCGGAGTATCGGCGGATGGTCGGCCAGGCGGCGCAGCGCCTGCAACCGCTGAAGCTGCGCGAGCTGCTGCGTGGCCGCATCCAGACGGTGATCAGCGCGCAATATGACGTGCCGGGCATCTACACGCGCCAGGGCTGGTCGCGCTTCATCCGCGCGCGGCTGGCCCAGCGCGCCGTCGTCGGCGGGGGCGTCGAGCCCTGGGTGCTCGGCGAGGAGGAGGGAAAGGACCTCACGGCGCGGCTGCGACAGCGCTACTTCGAGCAGTACGTCGCCGCGTGGCAGCGCTTCCTGCGCGGGGTTTCGGTCCAGCAGCCTTCGACCGCGGCCGACGCCCTGCGCCTGCTCGAACGGCTGACCGATCCGCCCGCACTCTACGATGACCTCTTCGCGGCCGTCGTTCATAACACCGAGCTGCCGCTGGTCGACGCGCCCACCGCCTCGCTGAGGGGCGCCTCGCGCCTGGTCCGCGGTCGCGCCGGCCGCGCGCTCAGCTCGGCCCAGCGCCTCGGGCTCGACAAGGTCGCGGGGCGGGCGTTGGCTGAGGCCGACACCCCTGTCAGCGAGGCCTTCCGGCCGCTGCACGAGCTGGTGGTGCCGGGCGACGGCGCCGACGGGCGCGCGCAGGTCTCGGGCCTGCGCCAGTACCTCGAGCAGCTCGAGGCCGTGCGCGAGGCCCTCGCGGCCGAGCTCAAGCAGCAGAGCGGCGGCGGGGCCGCGCAGGTGCCGAAGGTCCTGGAGGACGCGCAGCGCGTCACCAAGGGCGTGTTGGCCTTGCTGCCCGGTGGCCTGCGCCGGCTGGTACAGGATCTCTTCTTCGCGCCGCTGCAGATGACCGACAGCACCGCGCGGGCCGAACAGGCCGGGCGTTCCGGTCGCTCCTTCAGCAACGAGCTATGCGCGGGCTTCAGCGAGCGGTTGGCGGGGCGCTACCCCTTCGCGCGCTCGGGCCGCGATGCCTTGATGCAGGACGTGATCGAATTCTTCGCGCCCCGGGGCACCGTCTGGAGCTATTACGACGCGCAGCTGCGCGAGCGCCTGCCGCGTCGCGGCGATCACTTCGAGCCCGACGCCGATGGCACGGTCCCCGCACCCGTGGTGGCGTTCATCAACCGCGCCTGGCAGGTCAGCCGCGCGCTCTTCCCCTTTGGCAGCGAGACCCCACTGCTGCGCTTCGAGGTGCGACCGCGGCCCGCGATTCTGGCGGCGGGCGCCGGCTACCAGATCAGTGAGATCGTGCTCGAGGTCGAGGGGCGCGCGATGACCTATCGCAATGGCCCGCCCGAGCTGTGGACGCTCGAGTGGCGCGGCCAGGGCGGCCGCAGTCGCATCGTCGTGCGCGGTGGGGCGGGCCTCCGCGAGGAGATCAGCTACGATGGGGACTGGTCGTTGCCGCATCTGATGGGGCGCGCCAAGGTGCGACGTGAGGGCGGCTGGTATCAGGCGGAGTGGAGCTTCCAGCAGGGCAAGATACGCATCCCGATGGACGTACGCCCCTCGCGCAGCGCTCATCCGCTCTTCGGCCTACTGACGCTGGATTGTCGCTGA
- a CDS encoding DotU family type IV/VI secretion system protein — translation MSAMNSASRGAGQQHDASETLVGLCTEFLVLGLQVAGGHVEFPDVESFRRRVLLLFESLNSRAPEAAVAVQDLEDTRFAMAAFLDEMIQYSNWPGKLAWGQNPLQALLFGETRAGVRFFSRLTELRRRGSAALQIYYLCLALGYRGEYHMGSPTEHERFIEELAREVVRGNIKKLSPHGEPATREGIGDRQRLLLPLALGGVGLALLVAVVLYVIVTWSSSNAVELLERLARG, via the coding sequence ATGAGCGCAATGAACAGCGCAAGCAGAGGCGCGGGGCAGCAGCACGATGCCAGCGAGACGCTCGTCGGGCTATGTACCGAGTTTCTCGTGCTCGGCTTGCAGGTCGCCGGTGGCCACGTCGAGTTCCCCGACGTCGAGTCGTTCCGGCGCCGCGTGCTCCTGCTCTTCGAGTCGCTCAACAGCCGCGCGCCCGAGGCGGCCGTCGCCGTCCAGGATCTCGAGGATACGCGCTTCGCGATGGCGGCCTTCCTCGACGAGATGATTCAGTACTCGAACTGGCCGGGGAAGCTGGCTTGGGGCCAGAACCCGCTGCAGGCCCTGCTCTTCGGCGAGACGCGCGCCGGCGTGCGCTTCTTCAGCCGCCTCACCGAGCTGCGGCGTCGCGGCTCGGCGGCGCTCCAGATCTACTACCTCTGTCTCGCGCTCGGCTATCGCGGCGAGTACCACATGGGCAGCCCGACCGAGCACGAGCGCTTCATCGAGGAGCTGGCGCGCGAGGTGGTGCGCGGCAACATCAAGAAGCTCTCGCCCCACGGCGAGCCGGCGACCCGCGAAGGGATCGGTGATCGTCAGCGCCTGCTGCTGCCGCTGGCGCTCGGGGGCGTAGGGCTGGCCCTGCTGGTGGCCGTGGTGCTCTACGTGATCGTGACCTGGAGCAGCTCGAATGCGGTCGAGCTGCTCGAGCGCCTGGCGCGAGGTTGA
- the tssK gene encoding type VI secretion system baseplate subunit TssK, producing the protein MRKPMWKEGLFIMPQHLQLMDAYHERLVDTRLGMVATHGWGVSELEIDPDELARGVFRLSRCRAVLPDGALVEIDRDQPLKGLAVTLAGDARVARGVEVFLAVPSQDVGGASPEQAPSGTRYLSGAQLLADVYRTAADTEIDYVRPNVQLLFGHDNRQNFVTLKLAELVPGDSGRLVVSDLYVPPCLSLRPAPALRARLERLVAALAAKQKDLVTKYGGRAASMVEFGAADLATFWYLHTVNGALPTLMHYASGPVHPEPLYLALATLAGQLATFDAASDPLDLPPYDHAALAGTLYPLLERVLRLLGSVVSARYTTLRLDQTQPGLFVAAIDDPQLLRRAQLYLVAGGDVPEETLRDDVPRYVKAGSVDQIAHIVQAALPGVAVRIDLAPPAAVPVRAHMVYLRLEKQGRYWDAVAQAGTLAIYQPVRPDRVQLELIAVGG; encoded by the coding sequence ATGCGCAAGCCGATGTGGAAAGAGGGGCTGTTCATCATGCCCCAGCACCTGCAGCTGATGGACGCCTACCACGAGCGCCTGGTCGACACGCGGCTCGGGATGGTGGCGACTCACGGCTGGGGCGTCAGCGAGCTGGAGATCGACCCCGACGAGCTGGCGCGCGGCGTCTTTCGCCTGAGCCGCTGTCGGGCCGTGCTACCCGACGGGGCCCTGGTCGAAATCGATCGCGACCAACCGCTCAAGGGTCTCGCGGTCACGCTGGCCGGCGACGCGCGGGTCGCGCGCGGCGTCGAGGTCTTCCTCGCGGTGCCGAGCCAGGACGTCGGCGGCGCGAGCCCCGAGCAGGCGCCCTCGGGCACGCGCTACCTCAGTGGTGCCCAGCTCCTCGCCGATGTCTATCGCACGGCGGCCGACACCGAGATCGACTATGTGCGCCCCAACGTGCAGCTCCTCTTCGGCCACGACAACCGGCAGAACTTCGTCACGCTGAAGCTCGCCGAGCTGGTGCCGGGCGACTCTGGGCGGTTGGTGGTGAGCGACCTCTACGTACCGCCCTGCTTGAGCTTGCGGCCGGCGCCGGCGCTGCGCGCCCGGCTCGAGCGGTTGGTCGCGGCGCTCGCCGCCAAGCAGAAGGATTTGGTCACCAAATACGGCGGCAGAGCGGCCTCCATGGTCGAGTTCGGGGCCGCCGACCTGGCGACCTTCTGGTACCTGCACACCGTCAACGGCGCCTTGCCGACGCTGATGCACTATGCCAGCGGCCCGGTCCATCCCGAGCCGCTCTACCTGGCGCTGGCCACGCTCGCCGGTCAGCTCGCCACCTTCGATGCCGCCAGCGACCCGCTCGATCTTCCGCCCTATGATCACGCGGCGCTCGCGGGCACGCTCTATCCGCTGCTCGAGCGCGTGCTGCGCCTGCTCGGTTCGGTGGTCTCCGCCCGCTACACGACCCTTCGTCTCGACCAGACCCAGCCCGGCCTCTTCGTCGCGGCGATCGATGATCCGCAGCTCCTGCGCCGGGCGCAGCTCTATCTGGTCGCTGGCGGCGACGTGCCCGAGGAGACGCTGCGTGACGACGTGCCGCGCTACGTCAAGGCCGGCTCCGTCGACCAGATCGCCCACATCGTCCAGGCCGCGCTGCCGGGCGTGGCCGTGCGCATCGATCTCGCGCCGCCGGCCGCCGTGCCCGTGCGCGCCCACATGGTCTACCTGCGCCTGGAGAAACAGGGGCGCTACTGGGATGCGGTGGCGCAGGCAGGCACGCTGGCAATCTACCAACCCGTGCGTCCCGACCGCGTCCAGCTCGAGCTGATCGCGGTCGGCGGCTGA
- the tssJ gene encoding type VI secretion system lipoprotein TssJ yields the protein MPAASHPAILALPSRGCGARGACALLPLLLLAASASCRPTPPSGDEVLGKLQGAGARGGPGGACEPPPIEIFLQASEQLNPNADGQSMPVEVRVLLLRDRQVFDQLDFETVWQRASEALGRELLQSVSFTAYPGKLEIFPLRSHREATYVALVAVFRESSDRRWQHVVDLGAQSRRCADKDALHTIVHAQLQGFTINEPEAVPAASEP from the coding sequence ATGCCTGCGGCGAGCCACCCGGCGATCCTTGCACTGCCGTCGCGGGGCTGCGGCGCGCGGGGTGCCTGCGCCTTGCTGCCGCTCCTGCTCCTGGCGGCCAGCGCGTCCTGCCGCCCCACACCACCCTCCGGCGACGAGGTGCTCGGCAAGCTCCAGGGTGCCGGCGCTCGTGGTGGCCCCGGTGGCGCGTGCGAGCCGCCACCGATCGAGATCTTTCTGCAGGCGAGCGAGCAGCTCAACCCCAACGCCGACGGCCAGTCGATGCCGGTCGAGGTTCGCGTGCTGCTCCTGCGCGATCGGCAGGTCTTCGACCAACTCGACTTCGAGACCGTCTGGCAGCGGGCCTCGGAGGCCCTGGGGCGCGAGCTGCTGCAGAGTGTCTCGTTCACCGCTTATCCCGGTAAGCTTGAGATCTTCCCGCTGAGGAGTCACCGCGAGGCGACCTACGTCGCGCTGGTGGCCGTCTTCCGCGAGAGCAGCGACCGGCGCTGGCAGCACGTCGTGGACCTCGGTGCCCAGAGCCGCCGCTGCGCTGATAAGGACGCGCTGCACACCATCGTGCACGCCCAGCTCCAGGGGTTCACGATCAACGAGCCGGAGGCGGTCCCTGCCGCGAGCGAGCCCTAA